Proteins from a single region of Drosophila biarmipes strain raj3 chromosome 3R, RU_DBia_V1.1, whole genome shotgun sequence:
- the LOC108032903 gene encoding uncharacterized protein CG43427 isoform X4: MEATDQDVVLEGGEDLMSTSASSTNGGDANGCAKKLTVTSPDPTSYVTKQRVTRPTPPAPSKNPMQFVQIKPCNLYQTAQEQLKKAEEVKKLKEVKKEEPEEWQNNLDNWKSSRRKRVEHIIDRAVETKKLELEEHDRMRRKSKTFTEMMEERAERGGPRGRAKLASLAVYNEDETNDMSDLGIGTSSASGKSSMSEDYDNNSVMSDHAAELDKAMGAAGSGAAGATSRNVDEQQNHINRNGSNGNHGNGVAVGEAVTPNPSRPAGREYISSPGYDTSSSTAPASSPDPCEYTYEGAIQDYKQRVQRASSNGNGNANGTAAGESIAYPTRRGSKIEDRLSGFEVTSPSDTQEGVEKQKVDVPKVDISKRKEIFEQVKTEVSNGAASAAPKVVLRDRLANGNAAPTAHKSDVRRLSGDISSIRDRMQSLEQQRKAFNSSKSVDVPVPPLKQRLSSLQQSVTKEDQKKPMVALIDARQLEIMRGEEERMRQQQQLQKEKEKHAPQSQTTVFAPTPAPPALIIEEPPVTATNDDSGIQEDTADELQQQQQQLNAAIAALALEERQLEEAANAVNQIEAEFDELTDLNPSPLPPSPAHPSVPPNIQPLAAASVSTQAANQVAAPPLRDMEFSLHSLHAYCQQKLLQVYNFRDQRSS, from the exons ATGGAGGCCACCGATCAGGATGTCGTGCTGGAGGGCGGCGAAGACCTTATGTCCACCTCGGCCTCCTCCACAAATGGCGGGGACGCAAATGGTTGCGCCAAAAAATTG ACCGTAACCTCGCCAGATCCCACATCGTACGTGACCAAGCAGCGGGTGACGCGGCCCACGCCTCCTGCTCCTTCGAAGAATCCGATGCAGTTCGTCCAAATCAAGCCCTGCAACCTATACCAGACCGCGCAGGAGCAGCTGAAGAAGGCCGAGGAGGTCAAGAAGCTGAAGGAAGTGAAGAAGGAAGAGCCCGAGGAGTGGCAGAAC aacCTTGACAATTGGAAATCATCACGGCGAAAACGTGTCGAGCACATCATCGATCGAGCGGTGGAGACGAAGAAACTCGAGCTGGAGGAGCATGATCGCATGCGCCGGAAATCGAAAACATTCACAGAAATGATGGAGGAGAG gGCCGAAAGGGGCGGACCTCGGGGGCGTGCCAAGCTGGCTTCTCTGGCCGTGTACAACGAGGATGAGACGAACGACATGAGTGACCTGGGAATCGGAACCAGCAGCGCCAGCGGAAAGAGCAGCATGTCCGAGGACTACGACAATAACAGTGTTATG AGCGACCATGCCGCCGAGCTGGACAAGGCTATGGGAGCAGCTGGCTCTGGAGCTGCCGGAGCAACCTCGCGAAACGTGGACGAGCAGCAGAATCACATCAACCGCAACGGCAGTAATGGGAACCACGGTAACGGAGTGGCCGTTGGAGAGGCGGTAACTCCGAATCCGTCTAGGCCTGCAGGAAGGGAGTACATTTCCTCGCCAGGGTACGACACGTCGTCTAGCACCGCGCCAGCTAGTTCACCAGATCCGTGTGAATACACGTACGAGGGAGCCATCCAGGATTATAAGCAAAGGGTCCAACGGGCCAGCAGCAATGGCAATGGAAATGCCAATGGCACGGCGGCCGGAGAGTCCATCGCCTATCCCACCAGGAGGGGCTCCAAGATCGAGGATCGCTTGAGCGGCTTTGAGGTGACTTCGCCCAGCGACACGCAAGAGGGCGTAGAGAAGCAAAAGGTGGACGTGCCCAAGGTGGACATTTCCAAGCGAAAGGAAATCTTTGAACAGGTCAAGACAGAAGTAAGCAATGGCGCTGCCTCCGCTGCCCCAAAAGTGGTACTTCGAGATCGCCTAGCAAATGGCAACGCAGCTCCCACTGCCCACAAGTCGGATGTGAGGCGTCTTTCTGGCGACATATCCAGCATTCGGGACCGCATGCAGAGTTTGGAACAGCAGAGAAAGGCCTTTAATTCCAGTAAGAGCGTGGACGTACCAGTGCCTCCTCTCAAGCAGCGTTTGAGCAGCCTGCAGCAGTCCGTTACCAAAGAGGATCAGAAGAAGCCGATGGTGGCCCTCATCGATGCCAGACAACTCGAGATCATGAGAGGCGAGGAGGAACGAAtgcgccagcagcagcagctgcagaagGAGAAGGAAAAGCATGCCCCACAAAGCCAGACCACCGTGTTCGCTCCTACGCCAGCACCTCCAGCCCTGATTATAGAGGAACCGCCGGTCACAGCCACCAACGACGACAGCGGTATCCAGGAGGACACCGCGGacgagctgcagcagcagcagcagcaactaaaCGCAGCCATTGCCGCCTTGGCCCTCGAGGAGCGCCAGTTGGAGGAGGCGGCCAACGCAGTCAACCAAATTGAAGCGGAGTTCGATGAGCTGACCGACCTCAATCCGTCGCCATTGCCCCCATCGCCAGCTCATCCATCGGTGCCACCAAACATCCAACCCTTGGCAGCCGCTTCAGTTTCAACACAAGCAGCCAATCAAGTGGCTGCTCCTCCATTGCGGGACATGGAATTTAGT TTACATAGTTTACATGCTTACTGCCAGCAAAAGTTGTTGCAAGTATACAATTTCCGAG ATCAACGAAGCTCTTGA
- the LOC108032904 gene encoding LOW QUALITY PROTEIN: uncharacterized protein LOC108032904 (The sequence of the model RefSeq protein was modified relative to this genomic sequence to represent the inferred CDS: inserted 1 base in 1 codon) → MGTGSNVLPFVLALYIGLEIGCVNASRFKFTNFVCDTVDTNWILVHKCRLKAIRRDRTTLSFNGTVQKEFSNLRVHAQIFKRGNGFMPWLYNITFDGCRFLRKLYEAPVIXFNLFKKYSNFNFTCPYMGPVYVTGFHLIGEQIPVPLPSGEYLILIKWYIGKVIIISTSIYFSFEENLS, encoded by the exons ATGGGAACTGGATCAAACGTTTTACCCTTTGTCCTTGCATTATATATTGGCCTTGAAATTGGTTGTGTT AACGCTTCCAGATTCAAGTTTACCAACTTTGTTTGTGATACTGTGGATACAAATTGGATTTTGGTGCACAAATGTCGCTTAAAGGCGATTCGAAGGGATAGAACAACCCTTAGTTTCAATGGAACTGTCCAAAAAGAATTTTCTAACCTTCGAGTTCATGCTCAAATTTTTAAGCGGGGCAATGGCTTTATGCCCTGGCTCTACAACATCACCTTTGATGGGTGTCGATTCCTGCGAAAGTTATATGAAGCGCCGGTAA CttttaacctttttaaaaaatattccaattttaatttcacatGTCCCTATATG gGTCCGGTATACGTAACTGGTTTTCATCTCATAGGAGAGCAGATTCCAGTGCCGCTTCCCTCTGGAgagtatttaatattaattaagtgGTACATAGGAaaagtaattataatttctacttcaatatatttttcgtTTGAAGAGAATTTATCTTAa